The nucleotide window tttttaataataacaaaaacatcatacaagaacttttttttcaataaaatattattaattaaacaaGAAGCTGCTAAGTGCAGAGCAGAGCAAAACCATCTAGCATATTCTCAAACTACTACAACTGCTTCATTACTACCTGCTGTTCAATCATTTCCCCCACAAGATTCCTGCTCAACAGCATATTCAAATCTTGTGCTACTGTACAGACTATGAGCGAGACACTCCATCAATGCTTATATGCAAATGCAGGTTTAAAGCAAAACAAAAccgatagatagatagattacAACCTACTTCAGCAGTACTTTCCATATCATCCTCATATAAACGAGTAAAGACCAAACCGATAGTCCTGCTGATACATAAAGCAACCCAGCACCGGAAGCAACGAGCCATCCAACGCTGCGGTCCCGGCTTGCGAGAAGTATGGTTAGTGCTGTCATCTGCGTGGCGGTTTTCCACTTTCCCAAGTTGTTAACCGCAACGGCCTGTGAGCatcaaacaaacacacaaaaaaagctCTTACATACTACAGTACCAGAGAGAGATGCTGGTGAATATCTAACTTTACCTCTAGAAGCTTTCCATTTTGAGATGCAGCCCATTCTCTCACTGCGGACATTGTAATCTGCATAAAGACAAATGCAGGATACGCCATTTAGACATTAAGGAGAAAACAATCAAATTTCCTACAGATCTTACCTCTCTACCAATGATTGCAATAGACGGTACCGTTAGTAACCATGGGACTGGTCCTAACACAGCAACGTCGATAGGTTTTGTACACAGTAAGATGAGTGTAGCTGCGACCATAAGCTGAAGACACAAGATATAAATCAGAATCTAACAATAAACCTCACGTCTACTAAAAATAAAGCTTGTGATTAGAAAAGACCTTATCTGCAACAGGATCCAAAAACGCTCCAAACGCAGAACCTAACTTCATCTGAAACGCACACCGTCAAGATTGCAACTTAAACACAGagactgataaaaaaaaaaaaaaaaaaagtacctTGCGTGCAAGATAGCCGTCAAGCCAGTCAGTAACGGCTGCTGCAACGAAGATGCTTGTGGTGGCAGTTGCTCCCCACCAACCATCAACGTAGAACGCTACAAGCAACAACACAATCCCAAAAGAAGTAGTGAGAAGCAACAACAAAAAGGTGAAGACTTTAACATGAAAAACACAATCAATCCCGAAAAGACTACAACTTTACAAGTGTAGAGAGGCCTACTTGCGACGAGAAGTGGAACGGCAGCAACACGACAAAGGGTTAAGACGGTGGGCAGTGTAAGAACTTTGGAGGAAGAGGAGGGTGGTGGTGGgtatgaagaggaagagaaggagGGTGTTACGCGGTGGTGGGGACGACATCGCTGAACCCTAAAGGTTATAGCTTTATGGGAGGAGTGACGGGGAGCGAAAACGCAGCCTGAGGAACGGCTAAGATGCGCCGCCGGGGAAGAATGACGTAACGTGCGCCGCAAATTGAGGTCGACGATTAAGGAAGCAAGGCTGGATCTGAGCATGGCCGATTTGagctttttgatttttgattcaCTAATTTTGGCTCAAAGGTTAATATCGAAGAAGCTGAAGTTGAATAAAgctaaaatagataaaaaataaaaccacTGTTTTGAAAATCAGACTCACTCGACCATTAACCGGTTCAACcaggttttctattttttttctagcTAATTAAAAATAGGGCTTATTTGtgatataaccaaaaaaaaaagtaaaattaattttgtagaaagaggttagagagagataggaagagagaagaggagagaggatgtgattttggttatataatgaattattggtttttgtttggttatatcACCTAATttcctttaaaaatattaatataagatTCTATAActgattaatataaataataaaaaaaaatattaggtaATTATCAAAAGATTAATATTAATTGTTATACGAAAATCTATGAATCGTTATACGAAAATCTCGAAAAAATCACttaaatttcttaaaactaGGGTTTGCGAACCGGACTATTGATTTTAACGAGCTTTACTggtttaatataaatctaacttTTGAAATACTTGAAACCTTCGAAATAAATGAATTACGGTTCAATCGGTTCAATCAGACAGTTCGGTCCGGTTTTCAAAACATCGATAAAACCTATATTTTCACCCAAAAATAcagatattttatataaaaaaatataaagtttgttttgaaaagaaaaactaattttattattttcttagtgaattggaaaataatttttgactataggaataattaaaaatcttgCCTTTTTCAACAACAAAGAAACTTTTTTCGACTTCTCTCTCGTATCTTTCACGAGAAAGATGATGAGTTTAAGCCTAGATCTCCGTCGCCGATTCCTTTCGGTGATTTTGTCTCCTGTATACTGCGGTATATTCGACGAGTATAGCCGGTTTTTGTCTCCGGTGGCTCGCGCTCTCTTCGAACGGGGCTATTCGGCTTTTGTCTCCGCGTCGTGTTTCTTTTCGAAGGCGGCGGCGGCTTCTCTCTGGAGTTCTCCTGGTAACGTTGATCTACCTTTCCTGTTCTCCTATGTCCAATCGCCTCTCTTTCCTTAGCCTCGATATCATCGCTTCTTCTCCTCGTCGGTGTCGCAAACTGTTTCATCTTCGCGCTTTTCCTTATCATTAAAGGTGACTGCTTTTTCAAGCAGGAAAATTGTCacttatatatactattttctgAACAATAGACGGCTTCTCCGGTATGAGAACGGCATCTCCAGTTTGGTCTTTTCCGAAGCTAACAGTGTGGTTTTAGCAGCTTTGGACGGCCAACTTGGTTGCCGTCTTGATTTTCTTTCCTTGCTGTTGTTTTTAGTAGGGATTTTAAATCTTTTATGCTACTTGTTTTTTCATGaaatttttggtaaaaaaaatgatataaaatttaacattttaccaaaataaaataatttctaaatgTTTGTTAAAATATCAACTACTATGGTTGCATCAGtagtttttgaaaacaaaaatggaACGAGAACATATTCCGTGCAACATTATCAAAAGTGGAGGGAAGAACAAATTCCATGGAACGTTACCGAAAGTAGAGTGAAGAACATATTCCATGCAATGTGTTTCTTTCAACCAGTCCGATTATTTTCAAACCAGTGGAGAATCAATCAAGttttaaacaaattattatCATACCCGAATATTTCAGGTTACAGGGCAGGGGCGTCCTGAAATGTTGGAGGCCATCTACCCTCTCTCTTGCTGGGACATCGCATGAAGAAGTTGAGTTAGGCGTTTACTCTAATATTTCACTCACACTAGTTAGTGACATAACAAGAGATCAATGACTATCGACGAGCAATCGCACTTGAAGAAAGGTAAATAAATAGCATCCGTAACCTTCCTGCTTCCATTATTTCTTCTTAATTATATCCTTGTTTGTGTTTCCTACAGAGGAAGAAAATGGTACGAATCCTAAGATCAATAGGTACTGGATTCAACGTTACGATCTGTTCTCGAGGTATGACGAAGGTATCCAAATAGATGAAGAAGGATGGTACTCTGTGACTCATGAAGAGATCGCCATCAACCACGCAGAGAGGTGCCATGGAAAAGTGGTGATTGATTGCTTCGCAGGCGTTGGTGGTAACACTATTCAATTTGCTAAAGTGTAATCTCTATCTCGCTTTCTCTCTCAAAAACaagaagagaagtatgaatatGAATGTTTTCTAAACCATTTTTCTTTAAATAGTTCTTCTTCTGTAATCGCTATCGACATTGATCCAATGAAAGTTCAAATGGCTATGAACAATGCAAACGTCTATGGAGTTGCTAATCATGTGGATTTTGTCGTTGGTGATTTCTTCAGTTTAGCTCCATCTCTCAAAGTAATCGTCTCTatcattttctttatatatgctattatataaagattttttttggttcCCTCCAATTTTGTTGTTGtgctaatatatatactagataaAACTCATTTTATTTTGTCCAGGGAGATGTATCGTTTCTTTCTCCACCATGGGGAGGACCAAATTATTGCAAAGTCGAGAGTTTCAAGATGGATATGCTTCAGCCAAGAGACGGGTAAACATTTTTACCTAATGATATGCTAATCTTGGTTCTTAATTCTTATGAAAAGTATATACATTTTTAGTGAAGACTTGTTTCTGTATAGGTACTCATTGTTTAAGATTGTTCAGTCCATTACTCCTAATATCATCATGTATCTACCGAAAAATGTTGATTTAGCACAGTTGGAAGAACTGGCTTCCCTCTCGTCACCTCCCCTAACTCTTGAGGTAACACCTTTATCTATTAAAACACTAGGGTTGGGCATAATCTCTGAACCCAAGAAATGAATCCGAACCCaatctgatatatatataaaatatctgAACGGGTGTTAAACCTAAACATTTTATGTTCTTTATGAAAGATAATTTGTTGCAAACCTTTTTATTAACAaactcctatatatatatattgtgattTCAGATAGAAGAAAGTTGTATTGGAGGCAAAATGATAGCCATAACGGCTTATTTTAGTCGCAATGCGGCTTAGCTGAGAAATTTGAACTTGCATCAAAAAGGAACTATCTTTTCTGCAGCAGGGGACAGAGGAATTGACTCCTGAAGGAGTTAATACAATTTCTTGAAgagaatttttgaaataaatagttATGATTATTGTTCCAAGGATACAGAATTCTCATTTCATCTTTCCACTTTATGCAGGATTCTATCACATGGATATTTGATACAAATTCAATGCATCATTCGTAGAAAATAAAGAATTCACTCTCCTTTCCCgttagtttattcggttagaCTCCGTTGATATCGACTGTAAAAAAGTCGAGCACTGATGAGTGATGACAAAATTTATggtacaaacaaacaaacccaTTTGAAAAGTTCAAAAGCCCTACCCGCTCCCTTGCAGACAACCTAATCTCAATCTTGTTTTCACTGGTATCCGACCGCTGTGTCGGTGCCGGTGTGACCTCTTTCTCTTTACTTTTGTGTATTGCTTTGGTTTTTCTCTGGAGACTCTTCTCCATCTCATGTCTACATGTTTGCTTGCTCTGTTGTCTCGGTGACGACGTCTCTGTTCGACTGTTCGGAATGGAGGCGTTCGAAGGGCAGGTAGTGGAGTAACGACAAGACATGTGTGAAGGCGTTGGCAGCTCCAGATCTTTGTCTTTTTTTGCTCACTGGATTTGGAGTGTGTAGATCCATCCGGCTTTCGTTCTCATTGGTTGGTTTGGATCAATAACCAGTACTTGCTTCAAGGGCCTTGTTGATTTGTTTACTATCGAATCACCTCTCGATCGTGGGTTTGGCGAGTAAGAGAAGCTTTGTTCTTCGGTTCTCGTTGACGAATCGCGTATTAATCACCGGCTCTGTTGGACCATCCCAGCATCATCGTTTGGGCTGTGGCCTTCTCGTTGATGGGTCAAAATCTTTTGCTTCTCTTTCGCAGGTATGAGTGTGGCCTGGTAAATTAATttggagtttagggtttaaggtggATAAAACACGGGCCTGGTAAATTTGTCGTAACTCGGTCCACGTAAATGCGCCGTAAATTTTCCACGTAAATTTGTCGTAACTTTAAAAGCACGGGTCTGGTAAATTCGTTGTAAATGAAAAAACGTAATTTTGTCGTAAATGAAAAAAACGCGGGTCTGGTAACTTCGTCGTAATTTTACGACGAGTTTAAGAGGAAtgcattttcttatatataggcGACGTGTCAAAACGAGCTTTCATTCATTCCTCCCAAATCCCTCTCCACTCCTCCAAGGTAACCTCTCcctctctctaattttttttaaaaagaactgTTTAGTTTTAGGTGGTTTGTATAGGTAATTAGTTTAAGTGGTTAGTATAAATAATTAGTTTAAGTGGTTAATATAGGTAATTAGTTAGGTAtcggaaaaatatttttaaattatatcgTTATTGATAAAACTAActgtagtttttaaaaaaactttagaTGGGTCCTAAAAAAAAGCCAGCAGCACCTACTTACTCTCAGATGTTTCATGATGGTGTCAGGACATCTTCTTCCGGTCCGTCATCTTCTGAGGCAGTTCCGGACTCTCAGTCATCCCAGAGAGTTTCTCGGAGTCATCCTCCTCCTGCATCTCATATGCCTCCACTTCCTCCTTCTCCAGCCGCTGCACCTCAGCCTGTCCCAGCAGGTGTGCCTCCATCTGCCCCATACGCGGGATATACAGTGGAGTATTTTCTCACCCAGCCTGGACGAGAGGGCTTGGATTTTCTTGATCCCAACAGACCGCGGGaaacttattatttttagtacattaaaattttacttaatttttttaacaattaagTTCTCTTTTCAGTTTTGGGGCCAACAACCGTGTTGACCGGAGCGTGTCAAAGACGATAAAGGGCTACTACGACGGAGCCTACCCGAATTGGAGCAAGAATCCAGACCACGTTAAGACGACTTGGTTTAAATGATTTGcgggaatttttttttaaaaatctaattaaatatttatatcaaattaaatatttattttattttttttcaaaattttgtttgtttcagaaAAGGTGGCACTGGCCCTTGGGAATCAACAAGAGGGTGAAGAGGGAATTCGTTGCAAAGGCAAAGACCCGCCTTTGCAACACTGTCTCCGATTGGAAGGACAAGTGGGAGATCTACGGTTATGACCGTAAGCCCACCGAGCTCACGAAGGAAGTATGGGATGATCTCATCGCCTTTTGGACTCTTCGATCCGTAAGGCCAACTCGTGCTCCGCTTCCCGAAGAACGAAGAAAAAAGATGGTCATTTGCCCATGGTTCACAGAACCGAACAAAAGCCTCAGCCGGAATCCGTCTAGAAGCTGGAAATTGTTTCTAAtatttactttaaattttttttaattaatttaaattttaatatttgtttttttttgtagtatgAGAAGATGGAAGTCTTACCATCTCTGTCTGATCTATTACAGATGACTCACGCCACATCAGACATGATTTTTGTGGATCCGACATCCGAGAAACTCTTCAACGCAGTGGCTTCTCGGGTTGAAGAGCGGGAAATGCAATTAATCCAGCAGTCTTCTGGTGGATTACCCGTCAAACTGACCACCGAAGAGGTCGACATGATTTTTGAAGaggtaaaactttataaatttatttaaataaatttaactatttattaaaatttaactatATTGATATGTTTTTATAGGTGGCTCCTAGAAGAAATAACAGACAGTGGGTATAGGTTTTGTTAACGAAGTTGCTAAGGCAACTTCGTCATATGCTTCGAGACGGGATGAAGAGAACTCTCAGATGAGAGCTCAGATGGATAGCCAGCAGGATCGTTTAGACTCTCTTGAAGATCTGTTGGACGTGATGGCGGTGGGAAACCCGACTATGAAGATAGCACTAAATGAGAGACGAGCAGCTGTCGGGATGCCAATAAGGAATCCCGAAGATGCCGATCCAGACCGTTCTCAACCGAGCACCGACACCGACTACTTCGATAATAtgtagtagttttttttttcattttgtattatgaatttaaatattatgttatgacttttaaatagtttttaataatatgttttgattttcacatttcattttatttttaatttttttaatatttcaaattttaaataatatttttattttatttaatattaaatgggGTCGAAATGATATAAATTCGTTGTAAACTTTACATGGAATTTACAACAAAATCCTCGTAACATAGTAACGTTTATGTGAAGCTTACATGGGCAGCATTGTAAAATCTTCGTAATTAATGTTACATGGAGTTTACATCGAAATAATATGAGTACTTTACAACGAAATATTACGTCTCGTTTACGACAAAATGTTTCCTTCtgttttacgaggaaagctttCCGCGTAAACGTGACCACATGTTTACCACGAAACCTCAGTTACGACGGACGTTTAACAACGAAACAGTTTTCGATGTTAATTCGTCATAACACCCTTTTTACGACAAATTTACAAGGAATATTGCTCTcctaaaaaaataagttttcttgCGGTGATGGAACGTTACCGAATGCAGAGTGAAGAACATATTCCATGCAATGTGTTTCTTTCATCAACCggtctgtcatgtccccgatcctagataggatcggccggacgggccatggtgcgggaagacgcaccagtcaggtcattagaccttgagacaagcgtatcatggccctgaatgaaggttaagggcatcagtcagctgagacttaaccaggatatgatggaaacaagggtaaaggagctgggtgagtgtttaggcagctggatgagtgttggtttgagttcaatcagctcggttcagctggtattcagttcaccaagaTCTGtccagctcacaggagctggtggactagttcactcagctgggaacagctggaggtcagctccatccggtgaacggtgcgttttggttcggatcagtgtgggcgagtccgggacggttactgggcgagccgatggtccgggtgcaggacggttcgaccaagtgggtcttaggcttgggacagggagtgggcaagcttccagagtgtgagctgaggctcagtgatcgatttgccaaaggaagaaaaggggagaaaccgccaatgggcggttatggggcggttatgggacggttttgggaagaagggatgtgattggttggtaactgttcgcccaggcggttggggacagtttaaatcgtcttctccctctcatttctgccattctggtcgatttttactcaacttgacacagagagaaacacagagaaaattcaagagagaaagagagacacaaaccttggattggccgatttgatccaagagattgctcttgagtgttcctggtgtgtttgggcgtgtgatcaagagaatggatttgagacagaaagacaaggagaaggcaaaggagaaagagaaggaagtcgcccctggagaccgaactcctaaggtgagaggtgtggccaagagtaaccggacaaggccgcggatgatggccgtgtgagcctggccggtttggttcgattggccactccttactctgacttcttctactctgtttctttatatatgttgtgctatggattgttttatgatgtacagggaaggatccattgatcttaaggccttggcctgatcaaattcccatgaaagtcccttgctcttgtgtgggctgttcatggccgagatcactatgatctgagtcgattcttttgaatctgattatgggaatatttttcttctaaattatcatgagttttcatgaattttatttggtatttggatctctttttagaggggtcagatttgacatttttgatgattgttcttgattagatcggatccgaccatgcaatgtgattgattcttgttttgtaatctaaccttgcgaTTGTgcgtttgtttgtgttggatccaggaccagaaatggaccgtggtaagggaaaagcaccatgaggaccgcggccatgggaagatgtgtggtgattgggttgattctgaaaattgtgtgattattgtagcctattgtgcaacttgtgaacttatgcgattctagtgtgtattctatttattaggatgatgaatgatgtatgaaccttggttaatatctatgaaatatctatttgcactAGTTGTTGcctgattgtttaagtgtgaatgttggaacctccaaaactctgaaaaagacttagatttatttaacacttgaacttgaatatgaaagatggaactggttgtgttgtttagtgaggccgcggtctggttggattgaggaatccaggatcgggtcttacaagttggtatcagagcattcttgattctaggatttgttgggttattggttcaccacacacttggccgtttggactcatggtgagatagttgggttctaagtaatcttttgtactgattaacttaggagtgattgaggtttgtgtgttcagttttggactaaccttttgtttgtgtttgtaactcctaagggtacaagaaggtacaaatctcggaaaggaaaggaggcaactggagtgtctggagcagtggggcaggatggtgctgaacagaccggggtgttaccagctggaaccattccaaccacggtgctacccgctctggtggagcaggtggacaatgcaaccggacttccagtgggtccaactcttcctactgaggttaatgaaactaatgtggacgagcagcaagagcaagtccatggagacgatactgggtcgtccaatgttggtgctgggagtggccagaatgttgatgcaaacaatgttcgggtcactggtgccgaggaggtcattgagccgaccataaggggcttggtggaggctatgcagatcatgggagctcagatagcctccttgacacaggctttcacaccattggtgaactcgtccgtgggacaggctaatcccccggttcgggttgctgctggagtggctgatgttggtgctggccgtgtggctgaggtgattgagatagacccaccggtcaggccagtgcgtggtatggactacctgaaggtgctggagcatatctccaagttgggaaccaaacactttgctggaagtgttgatcctatggaggcggacgagtggagaaccaggttggttcgaaacttcaagtccacacgatgtcctgaggattaccagaaggacatagcagtacacttcctggagggagatgcacataactggtggttagctttggacaagcgtaccaatggtaccattgagcactttgctgactttgaggttgagttcaaccataagtactttcctgctgaggcgtgggatcgtttggagtccaagttcctggacttgactcagggacggagg belongs to Brassica rapa cultivar Chiifu-401-42 chromosome A07, CAAS_Brap_v3.01, whole genome shotgun sequence and includes:
- the LOC103868432 gene encoding CDP-diacylglycerol--glycerol-3-phosphate 3-phosphatidyltransferase 1, chloroplastic isoform X1, with product MLRSSLASLIVDLNLRRTLRHSSPAAHLSRSSGCVFAPRHSSHKAITFRVQRCRPHHRVTPSFSSSSYPPPPSSSSKVLTLPTVLTLCRVAAVPLLVATFYVDGWWGATATTSIFVAAAVTDWLDGYLARKMKLGSAFGAFLDPVADKLMVAATLILLCTKPIDVAVLGPVPWLLTVPSIAIIGREITMSAVREWAASQNGKLLEAVAVNNLGKWKTATQMTALTILLASRDRSVGWLVASGAGLLYVSAGLSVWSLLVYMRMIWKVLLK
- the LOC103868432 gene encoding CDP-diacylglycerol--glycerol-3-phosphate 3-phosphatidyltransferase 1, chloroplastic isoform X2 produces the protein MSSPPPRNTLLLFLFIPTTTLLFLQSSYTAHRLNPLSCSLFGIDCVFHVKVFTFLLLLLTTSFGIVLLLVAFYVDGWWGATATTSIFVAAAVTDWLDGYLARKMKLGSAFGAFLDPVADKLMVAATLILLCTKPIDVAVLGPVPWLLTVPSIAIIGREITMSAVREWAASQNGKLLEAVAVNNLGKWKTATQMTALTILLASRDRSVGWLVASGAGLLYVSAGLSVWSLLVYMRMIWKVLLK
- the LOC103868442 gene encoding trimethylguanosine synthase isoform X1 translates to MTIDEQSHLKKEEENGTNPKINRYWIQRYDLFSRYDEGIQIDEEGWYSVTHEEIAINHAERCHGKVVIDCFAGVGGNTIQFAKVSSSVIAIDIDPMKVQMAMNNANVYGVANHVDFVVGDFFSLAPSLKGDVSFLSPPWGGPNYCKVESFKMDMLQPRDGYSLFKIVQSITPNIIMYLPKNVDLAQLEELASLSSPPLTLEIEESCIGGKMIAITAYFSRNAA